One window of Hymenobacter sp. BRD128 genomic DNA carries:
- a CDS encoding arabinan endo-1,5-alpha-L-arabinosidase, with protein MKNLLLAALLATGQQLAAQALPPAIPIHDPVLTRQHGTYYLFGTGNGITVWSSPDRQRWTPEKPVFATPPAWAQHDVPGFKGHIWAPDISYFNGQYSLFYSVSTFGKNRSAIGLATNKTLDPKAKDFKWVDHGAVIESVPGRDMWNAIDPNLIRDEQGTPWLAFGSFWNGIKLVRLRPDLTGPAAPAQWRTLARRPRTAALTDSLPGDGAIEGPFIFRHGGYYYLFTSFDYCCRGPQSTYKMMVGRARAVTGPYLDQAGTPLEQGGGTLVLQGDANWYGVGHNAVATFDNVDYLIFHGYDAHDQGRPKLRIEPLAWSADGWPTVAVKP; from the coding sequence ATGAAAAACCTGCTGCTCGCGGCGCTGCTGGCTACCGGCCAACAGCTCGCGGCCCAAGCGCTCCCACCCGCCATTCCTATCCACGACCCGGTGCTGACGCGCCAGCACGGGACGTACTACCTCTTTGGCACCGGCAACGGCATCACGGTGTGGTCGTCGCCGGACCGGCAGCGCTGGACGCCCGAGAAGCCCGTATTTGCCACGCCGCCGGCCTGGGCGCAGCACGACGTGCCGGGCTTTAAGGGGCACATCTGGGCGCCTGATATTTCGTATTTCAACGGGCAGTACAGCCTGTTTTACTCGGTATCAACGTTTGGCAAAAACCGCTCGGCCATTGGGCTAGCCACTAATAAGACGCTGGACCCCAAGGCCAAAGATTTCAAGTGGGTCGACCACGGCGCGGTGATTGAGTCGGTGCCGGGGCGTGATATGTGGAACGCTATCGACCCCAACCTTATCCGCGATGAGCAGGGCACTCCCTGGCTAGCCTTCGGCTCGTTCTGGAACGGTATTAAGCTGGTGCGGCTGCGGCCCGACCTCACCGGGCCGGCCGCGCCCGCCCAGTGGCGCACGCTGGCCCGCCGCCCCCGCACGGCGGCCCTCACCGACTCGCTGCCCGGCGACGGGGCCATTGAGGGGCCGTTTATTTTTCGGCACGGCGGCTATTACTATTTGTTTACCTCGTTTGACTACTGCTGCCGGGGCCCGCAGAGCACCTACAAGATGATGGTGGGCCGGGCGCGGGCCGTCACGGGGCCCTACCTCGACCAGGCCGGCACGCCGCTGGAGCAGGGCGGCGGCACGCTCGTACTGCAGGGCGACGCCAACTGGTACGGCGTGGGCCACAACGCCGTGGCGACTTTCGACAACGTCGACTACCTGATATTCCACGGCTACGACGCCCACGACCAGGGCCGCCCTAAATTGCGCATCGAGCCCCTGGCCTGGAGCGCCGACGGCTGGCCTACCGTGGCGGTTAAGCCCTAG
- the tal gene encoding transaldolase, translated as MNPLVDIRRFDQSLWLDFISRKVLQNGELKARIDHDALRGVTSNPAIFEKAIGGSADYDDTIKAQAQQGKSAEDIYVGLAVADVQAACDLFKGLYDSHDNSSDGYVSLEVSPKLAHDTEGTIAEGRQLWQDVSRPNVMIKVPATLEGLPAIRTLISEGINVNVTLIFGLDRYKAVTEAFIAGLEDRVNAGHSLEHIDSVASFFLSRIDVLIDPQLEKIAAEGGEKGQLAQSLVGEVAIASAKQAYQLYKEIFAGPRWQALADKGANTQRLLWASTGNKNPKYDDLKYVEGLIGPKTVDTVPVETMDIFKQRGKSANTLEQGLDHAQQVLRDLPKVGIDLNAQTEQLEKEGVQKFIEPFGKLIDSVEKKRQAAVGEAKQPA; from the coding sequence ATGAATCCTTTAGTTGACATTCGCCGCTTTGACCAGAGCCTGTGGCTCGACTTTATCAGCCGCAAAGTGCTGCAAAACGGCGAACTGAAAGCCCGCATCGACCACGACGCGCTGCGCGGTGTGACCTCGAACCCCGCCATTTTTGAGAAAGCCATTGGCGGCAGCGCCGACTACGACGATACCATTAAGGCGCAGGCCCAGCAGGGCAAGTCGGCCGAAGACATCTACGTGGGCCTGGCCGTGGCCGACGTGCAGGCCGCCTGCGATTTATTCAAAGGCCTGTACGACAGCCACGATAATTCCAGCGACGGCTACGTGAGCCTGGAAGTATCACCCAAGCTGGCCCACGACACCGAAGGCACCATTGCCGAAGGCCGCCAGCTGTGGCAAGACGTGAGCCGCCCCAACGTAATGATAAAAGTGCCGGCCACGCTCGAAGGCCTGCCCGCCATTCGCACGCTCATCTCGGAAGGCATCAACGTGAACGTGACGCTGATTTTTGGGCTGGACCGCTACAAGGCCGTGACCGAAGCCTTCATCGCGGGCCTTGAGGACCGGGTGAACGCCGGGCATTCGCTCGAACATATCGACTCGGTGGCTAGCTTCTTTTTGAGCCGCATCGACGTGCTGATTGACCCGCAGCTGGAAAAAATTGCGGCCGAGGGCGGCGAGAAAGGCCAGCTAGCCCAGTCGCTGGTGGGTGAAGTAGCGATTGCCAGCGCCAAGCAGGCGTACCAGCTATACAAGGAGATTTTTGCCGGCCCGCGCTGGCAGGCCCTGGCCGACAAAGGCGCCAACACCCAGCGCCTGCTGTGGGCCAGCACCGGCAATAAAAACCCCAAGTACGACGACCTGAAGTACGTGGAAGGCCTCATCGGCCCGAAAACGGTGGACACGGTGCCCGTCGAGACGATGGATATTTTCAAGCAGCGCGGCAAGTCGGCCAACACCCTGGAGCAGGGCCTCGACCACGCGCAGCAGGTGCTGCGCGACCTGCCCAAAGTAGGCATCGACCTCAACGCCCAAACCGAGCAGCTCGAAAAAGAAGGCGTGCAGAAGTTCATCGAGCCCTTCGGCAAGCTGATTGACTCGGTGGAGAAAAAGCGCCAGGCCGCGGTGGGCGAAGCCAAGCAGCCTGCGTAA
- a CDS encoding glycoside hydrolase family 43 protein translates to MRILFTCLLLAAGAARAQAPTPPPAGNPVIKSKYTADPAALVQGGTVYLYTGHDEAPPPQERYVMHEWLCFSSTDMVHWTEHPSPLKVSDFAWAKDDAWASQVIARNGKFYWYAAVEHGTIPGKAIGVAVADNPAGPFKDARGAALITNDMTKGASISWDDIDPTVIIDKSGQAYLFWGNTACYYAKLKPNMTELDGPIQQVTGLPRYTEAPWVHAHAGWYYLSYATEFPEKIVYAMSRSLNGPWQYKGILNELAGNSNTNHQAIIDFKGKSYFIYHNGGMDTHGGSFRRSVCIDYLYYNPDGTLKRVQMTTEGVQPAQ, encoded by the coding sequence ATGAGAATTCTCTTTACCTGCCTACTGCTGGCAGCTGGCGCGGCGCGGGCGCAGGCCCCTACCCCCCCGCCGGCCGGTAACCCCGTTATCAAGAGCAAGTACACGGCCGACCCGGCGGCGCTGGTGCAGGGCGGCACGGTGTACCTCTACACTGGCCACGACGAGGCGCCGCCGCCCCAGGAGCGCTACGTGATGCACGAGTGGCTGTGCTTTTCCTCGACCGATATGGTGCACTGGACCGAGCACCCCTCACCGCTGAAAGTTAGCGACTTTGCCTGGGCCAAGGACGACGCCTGGGCCTCGCAGGTAATTGCGCGCAACGGCAAGTTTTACTGGTACGCCGCCGTGGAGCACGGCACCATTCCGGGCAAGGCCATTGGGGTGGCGGTGGCCGACAACCCGGCAGGGCCGTTTAAGGACGCGCGCGGCGCGGCCCTGATTACCAACGACATGACTAAAGGCGCCAGCATTAGCTGGGATGACATTGACCCGACGGTGATTATCGACAAGAGCGGCCAGGCCTACCTGTTTTGGGGTAATACGGCCTGCTACTACGCCAAGCTCAAGCCCAACATGACGGAGCTGGACGGGCCCATTCAGCAGGTGACCGGGCTGCCGCGCTACACCGAGGCGCCCTGGGTGCACGCGCACGCCGGCTGGTACTACCTGAGCTACGCCACCGAGTTTCCGGAAAAAATAGTCTACGCTATGAGCCGCAGCCTCAATGGGCCCTGGCAATACAAAGGCATTCTGAACGAGCTGGCCGGCAACTCCAACACCAACCACCAGGCCATCATCGACTTTAAAGGCAAATCGTATTTCATCTATCACAACGGCGGGATGGACACGCACGGCGGCAGCTTCCGCCGCTCGGTATGCATTGACTACCTGTACTATAACCCAGACGGCACGCTCAAGCGCGTGCAAATGACGACGGAAGGCGTACAGCCGGCCCAGTAA
- a CDS encoding MFS transporter encodes MNATTKSRVAVSAFFFLPGLCFASWASRIPDISAKLGMNSGQLGQLLLAIPAGSLVSLPLAGWLVSTWGSRRTVLLASVLYACFLPLLGWAGSFWTLAPALALFGFAGNMLNISVNTQAIGVQEFYGKPIMGSFHGLWSLAGFLGGALGTALIGWHQPPLHHFLLVLVVCLAIAALAHSYTLRRDVSKADESGPGFSLRHPDPYLLRIGFIAFCGMMSEGAMFDWAGVYFQKVVRPDAALVTAGYVACMSTMALGRFLSDFFTHRFGTIRMLQLSSGLIVSGLLLAVGFPYLIPAVGGFLLIGFGIASVVPLSYSAAGRATSVSPGVALALVSTIGFLGFLMGPPLIGFLAQIFSLRTAFGLVAIVATGIGVLASLPNQAPVTTPQTEPVA; translated from the coding sequence ATGAATGCAACTACGAAGAGCCGGGTGGCGGTGAGCGCTTTCTTTTTCCTGCCCGGCCTGTGCTTTGCGAGCTGGGCCTCGCGCATCCCCGACATCAGTGCCAAGCTGGGGATGAACTCGGGGCAGCTGGGGCAGCTGCTGCTGGCCATTCCGGCGGGCTCGCTGGTGTCGCTGCCGCTGGCGGGCTGGCTGGTATCGACCTGGGGCAGCCGGCGCACGGTGCTGCTGGCCTCGGTGCTCTACGCCTGCTTTTTGCCGCTGCTGGGCTGGGCGGGCAGCTTCTGGACACTAGCCCCGGCGCTGGCCTTGTTTGGCTTTGCGGGCAATATGCTGAATATTTCCGTGAACACACAAGCCATTGGCGTACAAGAGTTTTACGGCAAGCCCATCATGGGTTCCTTTCATGGGCTCTGGAGCCTGGCGGGGTTTCTGGGCGGGGCGCTGGGCACGGCGCTCATTGGCTGGCACCAGCCGCCGCTGCACCACTTTTTGCTGGTGCTGGTGGTGTGCCTCGCCATTGCGGCCCTGGCCCACAGCTACACGCTGCGCCGCGATGTGAGCAAAGCCGACGAGAGCGGCCCGGGCTTCAGCCTGCGCCACCCCGACCCGTATTTGCTGCGCATCGGCTTCATTGCTTTCTGCGGCATGATGAGCGAGGGAGCCATGTTTGACTGGGCCGGGGTGTATTTTCAGAAGGTGGTGCGGCCCGATGCGGCGCTGGTCACGGCCGGCTACGTGGCCTGCATGAGCACCATGGCGCTGGGCCGGTTTTTGAGTGATTTCTTCACCCACCGTTTCGGCACTATTCGTATGCTTCAACTTAGCAGCGGGCTCATTGTGAGCGGCTTGCTACTAGCCGTGGGCTTCCCATACCTAATACCGGCGGTGGGTGGCTTTCTCTTGATTGGCTTCGGCATTGCGTCGGTGGTGCCGCTCTCGTACAGCGCGGCAGGGCGGGCCACGTCGGTTTCGCCGGGCGTGGCGCTGGCCTTGGTATCTACCATCGGCTTTCTGGGCTTCTTGATGGGCCCGCCGCTGATTGGCTTTCTGGCCCAGATTTTCTCGCTGCGCACGGCCTTTGGCCTGGTGGCCATCGTGGCCACGGGCATCGGTGTGCTAGCCTCGCTGCCCAACCAGGCGCCGGTGACCACGCCGCAAACCGAGCCGGTGGCCTAA
- a CDS encoding beta-xylosidase, whose protein sequence is MRHICFSAFGRLLLTVAASLPLVARAQPAPTAITVDVAKPLGPMPPVWAYFGYDEPNYTYMPDGQKLLTELAALSPVPVYVRAHNLLTTGDGTAALKWGSTNAYTEDQKGRPVYDWTIVDRIFDAYVKRGMKPIAQIGFMPEAFSTHPVPYRHHWKPGDNYNDIYTGWAYPPKDYQKWSELVYQWVQHSVARYGAAEVKTWRWELWNEPNIGYWKGTPEEYNELYDYTEAAVHRALPAASLGGPETTGPGWDKAAAYLRGFLTHCVSGKNYATGRTGTRLDYISFHAKGAPKVVDGHVRMNMGTQFGDIEEGFKIVASFPTLRQLPIIIGENDPEGCAACGVQTNPENAYRNGTMYSSYTAAAYARLYELASQYKVNLEGAVSWSFEFENQPWFAGFRDLATNGVDKPVLNVFRMLGMMRGPRVAVASPTALSVADIRAQAQSQRADIGALAAADAHSATVLVWNYHNDALPAPPAEVALTLQGLATAKAQVQHYRIDNEHSNAYTAWQALGSPQQVSAAQRTSLGQAGQLAQLTAPASVSLQNGQTTLHFTLPRHGVSLLRLSW, encoded by the coding sequence ATGCGGCACATCTGCTTCTCTGCTTTCGGTCGGCTGCTACTAACGGTGGCGGCTAGCCTGCCGCTGGTGGCCCGGGCCCAACCTGCACCCACTGCCATCACCGTGGACGTAGCCAAGCCGCTCGGTCCTATGCCGCCGGTGTGGGCCTACTTTGGCTACGACGAGCCCAACTACACGTATATGCCCGACGGCCAGAAGCTACTCACCGAGCTCGCCGCCCTGAGCCCGGTGCCGGTGTACGTGCGCGCCCACAACCTGCTGACCACCGGTGACGGTACCGCCGCCCTGAAATGGGGCTCCACCAACGCCTATACCGAAGACCAGAAAGGCCGCCCGGTGTACGACTGGACCATTGTGGACCGCATTTTTGACGCCTACGTCAAGCGCGGCATGAAGCCCATTGCCCAGATTGGCTTCATGCCCGAAGCCTTCTCCACGCACCCCGTGCCGTACCGCCACCACTGGAAGCCCGGCGATAATTACAATGACATCTACACCGGCTGGGCCTACCCGCCCAAGGACTACCAGAAGTGGAGCGAGCTGGTGTACCAGTGGGTGCAGCACAGCGTGGCCCGCTACGGCGCAGCCGAAGTAAAAACCTGGCGCTGGGAGCTCTGGAACGAGCCCAACATCGGCTACTGGAAGGGCACGCCCGAGGAGTACAACGAACTCTACGACTACACCGAAGCCGCCGTGCATCGCGCCCTGCCCGCCGCCAGCCTGGGAGGCCCCGAAACCACCGGCCCCGGCTGGGACAAGGCCGCCGCCTACCTGCGCGGCTTTCTCACGCACTGCGTGAGCGGCAAAAACTACGCGACGGGCCGCACCGGCACCCGCCTCGACTACATTTCTTTTCACGCCAAGGGCGCGCCGAAAGTGGTGGACGGCCACGTGCGCATGAACATGGGCACGCAGTTTGGCGACATCGAGGAAGGCTTTAAAATCGTGGCCTCGTTCCCCACGCTGCGCCAGCTGCCCATCATCATCGGCGAAAACGACCCCGAGGGCTGCGCGGCCTGCGGCGTGCAAACCAACCCCGAAAATGCCTACCGCAACGGTACTATGTATTCGAGCTACACAGCCGCCGCCTACGCCCGTCTCTACGAGCTGGCTAGCCAGTATAAGGTGAACCTGGAAGGTGCCGTAAGTTGGTCGTTCGAGTTTGAGAACCAGCCGTGGTTTGCCGGCTTCCGCGACCTGGCCACCAACGGCGTCGATAAGCCCGTGCTCAACGTGTTTCGGATGCTGGGCATGATGCGCGGCCCGCGCGTGGCCGTGGCTAGCCCCACCGCCCTCTCGGTAGCCGATATCCGGGCCCAGGCCCAGAGCCAGCGCGCCGACATCGGGGCCCTGGCCGCGGCCGATGCTCACTCGGCCACGGTGCTGGTCTGGAACTACCACAACGATGCCCTGCCCGCCCCGCCCGCCGAGGTCGCGCTGACGCTGCAGGGGCTAGCCACCGCCAAAGCCCAGGTGCAGCACTACCGCATTGACAACGAGCACAGCAACGCCTACACCGCGTGGCAGGCCCTAGGCTCGCCGCAGCAGGTAAGCGCGGCCCAGCGCACCAGCTTGGGGCAAGCCGGGCAGCTAGCCCAACTCACGGCGCCCGCTTCGGTAAGCCTCCAAAACGGCCAAACTACCTTACACTTCACGCTGCCGCGCCACGGGGTTTCGCTGCTGCGCCTGAGCTGGTAG
- a CDS encoding glycoside hydrolase family 127 protein has product MRSPKPFLLALGLAVVLPAAAQKSDYPIQAVPFTRVKLTDSFWLPRLKTNTDVTIPASFARCESTNRVKNFEMAAARQGKFATTFPFDDTDIYKTIEGASYSLSVYPDAKLDAYVDELIKKVGAAQEPDGYLYTARTIDPAHPHSWAGKERWEKERELSHELYNAGHLYEAAVAHYEATGKKTLLNIALKNADLVCAVFGPGKRSVAPGHEIVEMGLVKLYRVTGQPKYLTTAKFFLDARGQYKGYDPKSPDGWKNGQYWQDDKPVVAQTEAEGHAVRAEYLYSAMADVAALTGDKQLLAAVDTIWNNMVAKKMYVTGGTGAVGSGERFGANYELPNATAYNETCASVADVFWNERMFQLHGDSKYVDVLEKVLYNGLISGVGLDGKSFFYSNAMQIKSLDSYSYHDTEPARAGWFECSCCPTNLARLMPALPGYVYAQKGRSLYANLFVSGKASLTVNKQQVQLTQANNYPWDGGLKFTVDPSASAADFDLLVRIPGWARNEAMPSGLYTFEQPSAQRASIKVNGKIVDYQLKNGYAVLSRKWHRHDVVEVSLPMEVRRVHANPLVKDDLGKVALQRGPVMYCAEWQDNNGKASNIIVPAGTAFTASYQPGLLNGIETLTATVPVVQLDASGTSVSTAPRTLTAIPYYAWANRGKGEMTVWFPEKLTNLDLLSQPPAAAATAAK; this is encoded by the coding sequence ATGCGCTCACCCAAGCCTTTTCTCCTCGCCCTGGGCCTAGCCGTCGTTCTGCCCGCCGCTGCCCAAAAGTCTGATTACCCAATCCAGGCCGTGCCTTTCACGCGGGTGAAGCTCACGGATAGCTTCTGGCTGCCGCGCCTCAAAACGAATACCGATGTGACCATCCCGGCTTCGTTTGCGCGCTGCGAGAGCACCAACCGGGTGAAAAACTTTGAGATGGCGGCGGCCCGCCAGGGCAAGTTTGCCACCACGTTTCCCTTCGACGATACCGATATCTACAAGACCATCGAGGGCGCCTCGTACTCGCTGAGCGTGTACCCCGATGCCAAGCTCGATGCCTATGTGGATGAGCTGATTAAGAAGGTGGGCGCCGCCCAGGAGCCCGACGGCTACCTCTACACGGCCCGCACCATCGACCCCGCCCACCCGCACAGCTGGGCCGGCAAGGAGCGCTGGGAAAAGGAGCGCGAGCTGAGCCATGAGCTCTACAACGCTGGCCACCTCTACGAAGCCGCCGTGGCCCACTACGAGGCTACCGGCAAGAAAACCCTGCTCAACATCGCCCTCAAAAATGCCGACCTCGTGTGCGCGGTTTTTGGCCCCGGCAAGCGGAGCGTGGCGCCCGGCCACGAAATCGTGGAAATGGGCCTGGTGAAGCTTTACCGCGTGACGGGGCAGCCTAAGTACCTAACCACGGCCAAGTTCTTTCTCGACGCCAGGGGCCAGTACAAGGGCTACGACCCCAAGAGCCCCGACGGGTGGAAAAACGGTCAGTACTGGCAGGATGATAAGCCCGTGGTGGCCCAAACCGAGGCCGAAGGCCACGCCGTGCGCGCCGAATACCTGTACTCGGCCATGGCCGATGTGGCCGCCCTCACCGGCGACAAGCAGCTGCTGGCCGCCGTCGATACCATCTGGAACAACATGGTAGCCAAGAAGATGTACGTGACTGGCGGCACCGGCGCCGTGGGCAGCGGCGAGCGCTTCGGGGCCAACTACGAGCTGCCCAACGCCACGGCCTACAACGAAACCTGCGCCTCGGTGGCCGACGTGTTCTGGAACGAGCGCATGTTTCAGCTGCACGGCGACAGCAAGTACGTGGATGTGCTGGAAAAAGTGCTCTACAATGGCCTCATCTCGGGCGTGGGCCTCGATGGCAAGTCGTTCTTTTACAGCAACGCCATGCAGATAAAGAGCCTGGACAGCTACAGCTACCACGACACTGAGCCGGCGCGGGCGGGCTGGTTTGAGTGCTCGTGCTGCCCCACCAACCTGGCCCGGCTCATGCCCGCGCTGCCCGGCTACGTGTACGCCCAGAAGGGTAGGAGCCTCTACGCCAACCTCTTCGTGAGCGGTAAGGCTAGCCTCACGGTGAACAAACAGCAGGTGCAGCTGACCCAGGCGAACAACTACCCCTGGGATGGCGGCCTGAAATTTACGGTGGACCCTAGCGCGTCGGCCGCCGATTTTGACCTGCTGGTGCGCATCCCCGGCTGGGCGCGCAACGAGGCCATGCCGTCCGGCCTCTACACGTTTGAGCAGCCCTCGGCGCAGCGGGCTAGCATCAAGGTGAATGGTAAAATCGTTGACTATCAGCTGAAAAACGGCTACGCGGTGCTCAGTCGCAAGTGGCACAGGCACGACGTAGTCGAAGTTAGCCTGCCGATGGAGGTGCGCCGCGTGCACGCCAACCCGCTCGTGAAGGACGACCTGGGCAAGGTAGCCTTGCAGCGCGGTCCGGTGATGTACTGCGCTGAATGGCAAGACAATAACGGCAAAGCCAGCAATATCATCGTGCCGGCCGGCACGGCTTTCACGGCTAGCTACCAGCCTGGGCTGCTCAACGGCATAGAAACCCTTACGGCCACGGTGCCCGTGGTGCAGCTCGATGCCAGCGGCACGTCGGTGAGCACCGCCCCGCGCACGCTCACAGCCATTCCGTACTACGCCTGGGCCAACCGCGGCAAGGGCGAAATGACCGTCTGGTTTCCCGAGAAGCTCACCAACCTCGACCTGCTGAGCCAGCCGCCGGCTGCCGCGGCCACGGCGGCCAAGTAG
- a CDS encoding alpha-galactosidase, with protein MVVSRSFRWLLLFAMPLAAQAQAPTAPIVIETAHVSLVLAVGAQQKLYQTYLGPKLASPVDYPALPQRHEAYVPAGTSNLFEPALRVVHADGNPSLALAFAGVETGPAGGDVRTTTIRLRDPQYPVEVRLHFVAYQREDVMKTWTEIVHHEKKPVVLTNYASAMLHFEAAHYYLTQLHGDWAEEAQQQESALTSGIKIIDSKLGTRAGWYQTPSFFLAPDRPATETTGDVLAGTLAWTGNFRLAFELDNEQSLRVSAGINPYASDYTLPAGQPFTTPEFIFTYSTQGKGQASRNLHRWARQQGGTLDGTQPRLTLLNNWEATYFDFNEPRLDGLMADAARLGVDLFLLDDGWFGNKYPRKDDTQGLGDWQPNKSKLPNGVGHLVQTATKEGIKFGIWIEPEMVNPKSELYEKHPGWVLKLPNRPEDYYRNQLVLDLTNPQVQDFVYGVVDAQLSQGAAYLKWDCNRMITNAYSQYLGKNQSHLYVDYVRGLYRVLDRVRQKYPHVPMMLCSGGGARADYGGLKYFTEFWPSDDTDALERVYIQWGFLNFFPSNTLASHVTNWNKGQSLKFRTDVAMMGKLGYDIEVDKMTPAEFQFSQQAVKDYKRLSPVIWQGDLYKLRSPYESNQAALLYVAEKQEKAVVFSYNLRTRFHETVLPVKLQGLDPARRYRLTELNLMPGQKSELAADGQTYSGDYLQKVGVVLSDPGARSLTSHVLEITAE; from the coding sequence ATGGTTGTTTCCCGTTCCTTCCGCTGGTTGCTGCTGTTCGCCATGCCCCTCGCTGCCCAGGCCCAGGCGCCCACCGCGCCCATCGTTATCGAAACCGCGCACGTGAGCCTCGTGCTGGCCGTGGGCGCGCAGCAGAAGCTCTACCAGACCTACCTGGGCCCGAAGCTAGCCAGCCCCGTCGACTACCCGGCGCTGCCCCAGCGTCACGAGGCCTACGTGCCGGCCGGCACCAGCAATCTCTTCGAACCCGCTTTGCGCGTGGTGCACGCCGATGGCAACCCCTCGCTGGCGCTGGCTTTCGCGGGCGTGGAAACCGGCCCGGCCGGCGGCGACGTGCGCACCACTACCATCCGCCTGCGCGACCCGCAGTATCCGGTGGAGGTGCGGCTGCACTTCGTGGCCTACCAGCGCGAGGACGTGATGAAGACCTGGACCGAAATCGTGCACCACGAAAAGAAGCCTGTAGTGCTCACCAATTACGCCTCGGCCATGCTGCATTTTGAGGCCGCGCACTACTACCTCACCCAGCTGCACGGCGACTGGGCCGAGGAAGCCCAGCAGCAGGAAAGCGCCCTCACCAGCGGCATCAAAATTATCGACAGTAAACTGGGCACCCGCGCCGGGTGGTACCAAACGCCCTCGTTCTTCCTGGCGCCCGACCGCCCCGCCACCGAAACCACCGGCGACGTGCTGGCCGGCACCCTGGCCTGGACCGGCAACTTCCGGCTAGCCTTCGAGCTGGATAACGAGCAGTCGCTGCGCGTGTCGGCCGGCATCAATCCGTATGCTTCGGACTATACCTTGCCGGCCGGCCAGCCCTTTACCACGCCCGAGTTCATTTTTACCTACAGCACCCAGGGCAAGGGCCAGGCCAGCCGCAACCTGCACCGCTGGGCCCGCCAGCAGGGTGGTACCCTCGACGGCACCCAGCCGCGCCTCACGCTGCTCAACAACTGGGAAGCCACCTATTTCGACTTCAACGAGCCCAGGCTTGATGGCCTGATGGCCGACGCGGCCCGGCTAGGGGTCGATTTATTCCTGCTCGACGACGGCTGGTTTGGCAACAAATACCCGCGCAAAGACGACACCCAGGGTCTCGGCGACTGGCAGCCCAACAAATCCAAACTGCCCAACGGCGTGGGCCACCTCGTGCAAACCGCCACCAAGGAAGGCATCAAGTTCGGCATTTGGATTGAGCCCGAAATGGTGAACCCCAAGAGCGAGCTTTACGAGAAGCACCCTGGCTGGGTGCTGAAGCTGCCCAACCGGCCCGAGGACTACTACCGCAATCAACTGGTGCTCGACCTCACCAATCCGCAGGTGCAGGACTTTGTGTACGGCGTAGTGGATGCGCAACTCAGCCAGGGCGCGGCCTACCTCAAGTGGGATTGCAACCGCATGATTACCAATGCTTATTCGCAGTATTTGGGTAAAAATCAGTCGCACCTCTACGTGGACTACGTGCGCGGCCTCTACCGCGTGCTCGACCGCGTGCGCCAGAAATACCCGCACGTGCCCATGATGCTGTGCTCGGGTGGCGGCGCGCGGGCCGACTACGGCGGGCTGAAGTACTTCACCGAGTTTTGGCCCAGCGACGACACCGATGCCCTGGAGCGCGTCTATATTCAGTGGGGCTTTCTCAACTTTTTTCCCTCCAACACCCTGGCTAGCCACGTCACGAACTGGAATAAGGGCCAGAGCCTGAAATTCCGCACCGACGTGGCCATGATGGGCAAGCTCGGCTACGACATTGAGGTGGATAAAATGACGCCCGCCGAGTTTCAATTCAGCCAGCAGGCGGTGAAGGACTACAAGCGCCTGAGCCCCGTCATCTGGCAGGGCGACCTCTATAAGCTGCGCTCGCCCTACGAAAGCAACCAGGCCGCGCTGCTCTACGTGGCTGAAAAACAAGAGAAAGCCGTAGTTTTTAGCTACAACCTACGCACCCGCTTTCACGAAACGGTGTTGCCGGTGAAGCTCCAGGGTCTCGACCCCGCCCGCCGCTACCGCCTCACCGAACTCAACCTGATGCCCGGCCAGAAATCCGAGCTGGCCGCTGATGGGCAGACCTACTCCGGCGACTACCTCCAGAAAGTGGGCGTGGTGCTGAGCGACCCCGGAGCCCGGTCGCTCACGAGCCACGTGCTGGAAATAACGGCGGAGTAA